The genomic region AACCAACCGCTGGGGTCTATCTGGGTAGTGGACGCCAACGGGGACCTGGATTCCGACGCGGAGCAGGCACTCGAGCGCGCCGCGGATATCGCAGTCCTCCACATCCTGAGGGCGCGAAGCACCATTGACCTTGCGCGGCAACAACGGGCCGAGCTCCTCCGCCGGCTCCTCGAAGGCGGAGACGACGTCCAGCTTGTAGCAGAACAGCTCGGACTGAAGCACTCGGGCCCCTTCGTCGTCGCGGCTTTCCAACTGGACCTCGGGCAGTCCGACGAGCTGTCCCTGATCCGGCTCGTCGACCTTGTAACGACCCAGTGCGAAGCGCACCGGCAAGGTGCGCAGTGCGTACTCATCGGCACCACGATTTATGCGTTGTTCACCGAGGCCCCCGCCTCGGGCCCCGCCTCGGGCCCCGGATCCATTGAGACCCTGGCCCGCCGCCTGATCGAGCGTTCAGCCGCGTCGCTGCGGGTCAAGCTGCGGGTGTCAACGGGCTCGATCGTCACCACCGCCGCGGACATCAGCCGTTCCCGGCACGACGCGGACCTCGTCTTGCTCATGCTCGCCTCCGGCCGGAGCGCCGGCGACTATGCGAACGCCCAGGAAGTGCGCAGCCGTCTGACTCTGCTGGAACTCAGTGCGATGTTCCGGAACACGCCGCATCTTGTGTCTCCGGCCGCGGCCAGCATGAGGACGTACGACGCCGAATCAGGAACCGACTACGCGAGAACTTTGCGCACCTACCTCGATTTCTCCCGCGATTCCGCCAAAACCTCGGCGGCACTTTCGGTGCACCAGAACACGCTCCGCTACCGTTTGCGGCGCCTCCGGGAACTCTTTGGAATTGATGTGGACCACCCCGAAGACACAGTGGTTTTGTGGCTCAGCCTGCACGTTCAGGAGCTGCAATAGGAAAATCGGCCGTACCTCGATGCGGTCCTTGCCTGGGCGTGGTGGCGGGCGGGCCCGGGCCGGGGCAGGAACTAGAGCTCGACGCCGATCAGCAGCGGTTCCGGGTGCAGTTCGATCCCGAAGCGTTCGACGACGCCGCGGCGCACCTCGCGCGCCACCGCCAGCATGTCCGCCGTGCTCGCCCCGCCCCGGTTGGTGATGGCGAGCGTGTGCTTGGTGGAAAGCGATGCCCGGCCGCCCGAGACACTCTCCGGGTCCAGCCCGAAGCCCTTGGTGAAGCCGGCCTGGTCGATCAGCCAGGCCGCCGAGAGCTTGGTCAGCCCGTCGGCGCCGCCCGGGTACCGCGGCGCCTCCTGAGGCAGCCCTGCCGCGACCTCTCCGGGCACGATCGGGTTCGTGAAGAAGGACCCCGTGGAGTAGGTGTCACGGTCGTCCGCATCCCAGACCATGCCCTTGGACGCCCGGAGCCGCAGCACCTCGCGCCGGACGTCGTTGGCGTAGGCCCGCTGTCCCTGCTCGACGCCGAGCGCCCGGGCAAGCTCGGCGTAGCGGATCGGGGCGCTCATCCGGCCGAGCGGGAGCTGGAATTCCACGGTGAGCACCACGTACCGGGGCGAGCCGTCGACGGTGGTCTGCTTCAGGACGGAGTCACGGTAGCCGAACTTGAGTTCGGAATTGGTGAAGGTCTTTACCGCGTTGCGTTCCCGGTCCCAGGTGCGGACCGCGGCGATCGTCTGCGAGACGTCGGCCCCGTAGGCGCCGACGTTCTGCACGGGGGTGGCCCCGGTGGCGCCGGGAATCCCGGAGAGCGCCTCGACGCCGGACCAGGCATGCTTCACGGCGTGTTCGACGAAGGCATCCCAGTTATGGCCGGCCTGCACCACCACCGACACGCCGCCGCAGGAGTCCTCGGCGTTGACGGTGAAGCCTTGGGAAGCGATCTTCAGGACCGTGCCGGGGAACCCTGCGTCGGAAACCAGCAGGTTGGAGCCGCCGCCGATGATCAGCAGGGGCTGGCCGGCGGCGTCCGCCGCCCGCACGGCGTCGATGATCTCGGCCTCGCTGCGGGCCTCGCGGTAGCTGCCGGCGGGCCCGCCGACAGCGGCGGTGGTCAGGGCGGAGAGCTGAATCTGGGTCACCTGACCAGCCTAGCCGGGATCATCCCCCCGCCTAAGCCGGCGCAGGTTGTCCCTGCCGAGGCGGCGGCCTTAGCTAGGCGGCGGCAACGGACGCGGGGAGTTTGCGTGCCACCGGGGAGAGCAGGAAGCTGACGATCAGCATCACCATGACGGCCAGCAGCGAGTGGAGAATGCCGACGTGCTCGGCCAGCAGGCCCAGGAGCGGCGGCCCGCACAGGAAGGCGCCGTAGCCGATCGTGGAGACGACCGAGACGCGCGCGGCCGCCTTGCGGGGATCGTCGGCGGCGGCGGACATGCCCACCGGGAAGCCGAGCGAGGCGCCGAGGCCCCAGATGGCCAGGGCAACGTACGCGAGCCACGGCACGGGGGCGAAGACGAACAAGCCGAGGCCAAGCACCGCCAGCGCGGCGCACCAGCGCATCACCGGGACACGGCCGAAGCGGTCCAGGACCACGGTGCCGGCGAAACGGCCGATGGTCATGAAGGTGACGAACAGGCCGTACCCGGCGGCCCCGGCTGCGTCGGTCTGGCCGTGGCCGTCCGCGAGCGCCAACGCCACCCAGTCGCCCGCGGCGCCTTCTGCGAGGGCAAGCCCGAGGACCAGCACCCCGAGGAGCAGGGTGCGCCGGTCTCGCCAGGCCTGGGCGATCTGGCGTTTGTTGTCCAGCGGCTGCTCGGGGACCGCATCCGTTTGCCGGACGACGGGGATGGGCCCGGTGGAGGGATCCTCGAAGGTGTCCGTCCCGGACACGGTGAAGGGGCGTTCGCCCTGCACCGGCGTGATGTCGGCGCGGAACCACGCCGCGGCGGTGGTCACCGAGCCGGCCACCAGCAGGCCTGCCGCGGCGAGGTGCCAGAAGACGGGGATCCCGGCGGCGGCCGCCCAGGCGCCCAGCCCGGCTCCTGCCACTGTTCCCAGGCTGAAGGAGCCGTGCAGCCGGGGCATGATGTGCCGCCGGACGGCGCGCTCCACGGCGGCGCCTTCGACATTGGACGCCGTGTTCCAGCTGGCGGTGCCCAGCCCGATGATTGCCAGTCCCGCGGCGACCGCCACCGGGTTGGCGAGCACGGAGGTTCCGAAGCCCGCCAGCATGAGCCCGAACCCGACCATGATGCTGCCGATCCGGATGGTCAGCTTGGAACCGAGCCGAAGGACAATCAGGCCCGAGGCCGACACTGACAGGAACGATCCCGCCGTCATGCAGAGCAGGAGCAGCCCGACGGTGCCGGGCGTCAGGTCCAGGCCGTCGCGGATGGCCGGCAGCCGGGACACCCAGGTGGAAAACGCGATGCCGCTGGCCCCATACGCCACCACCACGGCGTTCCGCCAGTGCGTGATCTCCGCGGCCGGGACGAAGACATCCTTGGTCACAGCAGCATCACGGGCTAGGCCAGCCTGACGACGGCCTGGGCCTTGACGAGGACTTTCTGGCTGGCCGAGACGACCGTGAGGTCGACACGGGCGGTGCCGGCGTCGGCGTCGAGCGCTCCGATGGCGCCGCTGACCTCGATCACGGCACCGGCCTCCGGCGTTCCCGTGGTGTCAGCCACGGGGACCGGCTTGGTGAAGCGGGTCTGGAAGTCGACGACGGCGGCCGGGTCGCCGGCCCAGTCGGTCACGAGCTGGACGGCGGCGCCCATGGTGAACATGCCGTGGGCGATCACGCCGGGCAGGCCCACGCCCGTGGCGAAGGCCTCGTTCCAGTGGATCGGGTTAAAGTCACCGGATGCGCCGGCGTACTTGACGAGGTCGGTGCGGGTGACGGCGATGCTGCGGCTGCCGATGTCCTGGCCGACCGTAAGTTCTGCGATGGTGATGCTCATGGCTACTGTCCCTCTCCGCGGACCAGGATGGACGAGGTGGTGGTAGCGACCGGTTCGCGGACGCCGGCGGAATCGCCGGCAGCGCCGGTGACATCGCTGCCAAGCGCGAAGATCTCGGAGCGGGTGGTGATCATGGCTCCCCCGCCCATCGCGCGCACGCCGTCGACGTGCAGTTCCGCGACCAGCCGGTCGCCCGCGACGATGGGGCGGTGGTGGGTGAACCGCTGGTCGGCGTGGACCACGCGGGAGAAGTCGATTCCGGATTCCGGATCCTCGATCAGCTGCGCGTCGGCGCGCTGGGCGACGATGATGGCGAACGTCGGCGGCGCCACGAGGTCGCTGTGCCCCAGGGCCTTGGCAGCATCGACGTCGAAGTGGGCGGGGTGGGTGGCCTTGACCGCGCGCGCGAACTCGCGGATCTTCTCGCGGCCGACGTCATACACCTCTGCGGCAGGGTAGCTGCGCCCCTGCAGATCCGGATTGATAGTCATGGTTCCAGCCTATCGCCACCCCTGCGGCGGTCCGGCTTCGTGACAAGGTGCGCGCCGGAGCGGGCGGGGCGTCGGCGGCCCTTGACCCGCGCTTAGAGGTGGGCCTTGACCCGCGCGTAGAGGTGGGCCTTGACCCGCACGATATGATGAAAACATCAATCCATCATTCCGCCGTGCGATGCGGTCCTGCCGGGCCGCGATGCGAGAAAGCGTCCTCCAGTCATGACCGTCCCGCCCACCACCGTCCGCCGCCCATGATCTCCGCCGCGCAGACTCCGCTCTACGAGATCAAGGCCAACCTGTTCAAGGCCCTCGCCCACCCGGCCCGGATCCGGATCCTCGAGCTCCTGGCCGCCGCACCGGACACGGCCGCCCCGGTCAGCTACCTGCTCGCCGAGACCGGGCTGGAGGCCTCGCACCTGTCCCAGCATCTGGCAACGCTGCGCCGGCACGGGGTGGTGACGTCGGTCCGGACGGCGAACGCGGTGACGTACCGGCTGGCCCATCCCAAGATCTCGGAGCTGCTCGCGATCGCCCGGGTCTTCCTGCTGGACAGACTGGCCGGTTCGAGTGAACAGCTCCGGATAGCCCAGCAGCTGCCGGCCGGCCACCTCGGCGGAACGGGCGGGCCCGGCAGCGCCGTTGAACCCGAGAGCGCCGTTAGCCTCGAGAGCGCCGACGGGCGCAGCAACGCCGTTGACCTCGAGAGCGCAGTTGAACTCGACGGCACAGCGCCGTGAGCGCCGTCCACACACCAAGCCCGGCCCGGGATTCCCACACGCCCCGGGGTCGCTTCGCCCGGTTTGTGCCGTCCCGGCGCGACTACGAGCTTCTGCGGTCCGCCTGGAAGACTGACCTGTTCGCAGGCATCACGGTGGGCATCGTGGCGCTCCCCCTGGCGCTGGCTTTTGGGGTGAGTTCCGGGGTGGGGGCGGAGGCCGGGCTCATCACCGCCGTCGTGGCCGGACTGGTCGCCGCCGTCATGGGCGGATCCAACGTCCAGGTCTCCGGTCCGACCGGCGCCATGGTGGTGGTCCTGGCCCCGGTGGTCGCAGCCCACGGCGTCGGCAGCATTGCTTTGGTCTCGGTACTGGCCGGGCTGCTCGTCATGATCCTGGGAGCCAGCGGGCTGGGCCGGGCCGTCGCCTTCATCCCCTGGCCGGTCGTGGAGGGATTCACCCTTGGCATCGCCGCCATCATCTTCCTCCAGCAGGTTCCCCTGGCCACGGGCACCGAGGGAACGCCGGGTCACAACACCCTCCTGGCCGCCGTCGAAAGCGCCTCACGGGCCACCATGCCGACCGTGCTGCAGACCCTCGCGGTGGTGGCCGGCGTCGCGGCCGTGATGTACCTGCTGCCCCGGCTCAACAAGTCGCTTCCCGCGAGCCTGATCGCGGTGCTGTTCGCCACCGTGGCGGCGGAGGTGCTGGCGCTGGACATCCCCCGGATCGGCGCACTTCCGCACTCCCTGCCGGCGCCCGCCATGCCTTCCGTGGACCCGGCCGCGCTGGGCGGCCTGCTCATGCCCGCCGTCTCCATCGCGACGCTCGCCGCGATCGAATCCCTGCTCTCGGCCCGCGTGGCCGCCGGCATGGTGGGTCCGGACGGCCGTCCGTCCGGCGCGTACAGCCCGGACCGGGAACTCACCGGGCAGGGGCTGGCCTCGATCGCTGCCGGCTTCTTCGGCGGCATGCCCGCCACCGGCGCGATCGCCCGGACCGCCGTGAACGTCCGCTCCGGGGCCAAAACCCGGCTCGCCGCCGTGGTGCACGCCCTGGTGCTGCTGGCCATCATCTACCTTGCGGCCGGACTCGTCGGCCGGATCCCCCTGGCGGCGCTGGCCGGCATCCTCATGGTCACGGCCACCCGCATGGTCTCGCGGCACACGGTCACGGCGATCCTCCGGTCCACCCGGGCCGACGCCGCCGTGTTCGTGATCACGGCCCTCATCACGGTCGCCTTCGACCTCATTGTGGCCATCCAGATCGGGCTTGCCGCGGCGGCCGTGTTCACACTGCGGACATTCGCGTCCCTGAGCGGCGTCCGGCGGGAGGACATCCCCGGCCCGCCGGCTCCGGGCGACGAGCACATCGCCATCTTCCGGCTGGACGGGGCCATGTTCTTCGGCGCCGCGGAGCGGGTCCTGCAGGAGATGAGCCAGGTCAAGGACGTCCAGGTGGCCATCATCCGGCTGTCCCAGCTGCGGATGCTGGACGCCACGGGCGCCCACATGCTCGTCGAAGTGATCTCCGCGCTCGAACTGCGCGGCGTGACCGTCCTGCTCAAAGGGGTCCAGCCGCAGCATCTGGAGCTCGTGACCAACGTGGGCGTCATCCGCTCACTGCGGCACCACAAGCACCTGTTCACGTCCCTTGCGGACGCCGTGGAGCATGCCCGGAGCCACGTGCTACGGAACGCGGCCGCTACCGCTTGAGGTTCTTCCGGATCGACTGGCCGCGGACCACAAGCCCGGCAAGGTGCAGGATCAGGCCCAGCCCGATCACCGGCAGCGAGGCGAGGGCCAGGGCCTGGTTGCCGGTGCTGTTGCCCACCACGTTAAGGATGATGCCGACGGCGATCAGTCCCATGGCGCTGAAGACGAGCACCTTGTAGGCGGTTGAGGCGGTGGCCCAGAATTCATTCAGCACCGTGCCAGTCTACCGGGGCGCGACGCAGGCGGCGGGGCGGCCCCGGGAGGCGCCATTCACCTGGCGACACTCAAAATGCCTGGCGACGCCGGAATACGGGCGCGTCCGGAAATCTGCGCGTCGCGAGGTGAATCCGGTGTCAGAACAATGCTTCCTGCACGGCCGGGACGTCCGAGGCGTGGTCGCCGAGTTCGATCATCCGTGCCTTGAGCTGCCCCAGGTTCACCACGAACTCCAGTTCGCTGCCATCCAGCGCCGCGACCGCAATGCTGCCGCTGAGCGAGTCGACCCGGAACCCGTGCGTTCCGGTCCCCAGGTCGTGGGGGTAGGCATGCCGGGCGGCCTGGGCGCAGGCGCCGGCCGAGAGCTCCGGGCGGGCCCACCGCTCGTTCACCGCTTCGAAGCCCTCCCCGCCGGCCCCGGCGAGCAAGGCCCGGACCTCCCCGGCCAGCCGCCGGTTGAGGGCGTCGAGCCCGGCGGCTGGCGCCGGTTCGACCAGCGCAGCGGCCTTGGCGGCGGAGCGGACCTGCTGCGGCAGCCCGGCGTCGCGCGTGACCATGTCCTCCAGTATCCGCACCACGCGGCCGTCGTCGGCGCGGGCGACGTAGCGGGCCACCACGGCGCCCTGCTCGGCGAGCCGGTGCCATTTGCGCAGGTGGGACGCTGTTCCGACCTTGCTGGCACCGCCGGCGAAGGTGGCGACGTAGAGCCAGTGCGGCTGCATGAGGTAGGCGCGCAGGCCCGGCGGGACCCGGCCGCCTCGGTGGAAGTCGTGGATGAGCCGGGAGTCGTCCAGCACGATGCACCGCTCGCACTGGCCGCCCCGGGCCGCGGGAGCCTGGGCCGGGCAGGTCACGTGGTCCCGGGACGCCGGGCCGTGGACTTTACTGTGGCCAAGGCAGGATTTGCCCTCGGCGGCGATCCGGAAGCCCAGCCGAGTGCCGGCGTCGAGCGCCAGGTCCGTGAACGCGCCCCGGGCTCCCTTCCCGCCGTCGCCGTCGACCCGCTGCAGGCGCAGGACGGCGGATCCGGCGTCGGACTCTATGAGCGCCGGCGCCCCGGACGCTGGTGCCCCGGTCGCTGGCACCGAGCCACCCCAAAAGACCCCGTGGACCAGATAACGGGTATCGGTCACGGGGTCTCCTCAAGTGGTGGGGCCGCTACAGGGCCGGCTGCACCCCAAAGGCTACCGCGAGCTTCATGATCTTCTCGGCGCGGCCCAGACGCGGCAGGTCGGAGCCGTCGCGGATGACGCGGCCGCTGGCTTCGAAGTCGGCCATGAAGTCGGTGGCCCAGGCGACGTCGGACGGCGTGGGGCTGATGACCTCGTTGATGACCGGGGTCTGGTCGATCGCGAGGCAGAGCTTGCCGGTCATGCCCATCATCACGGTGATGCCGGTCTGTTCGCGCAGGATCGGGTGGTTCGTGCCGACCGTGGGGCCGTCGATGGGGCCGGGCAGGTTGCCGACGCGGCTGGCGACCACCAGTTTGGCTCGCGGGTAGGCCATGGCTTCGGCGGTGGCCGCCATGCCGGTGTCGCGGCGGAAGTCGCCCGAGCCGAAGGCCAGCCGGAAGGCACCCTGGGCCTTGGCGATATTGTTGGCTTCCTCGATGCCGACGGCTGACTCGACCAGCGGGATGACCGGGGTCTTGCCGTCCATCCGGTGGAAGCTCTCGGTGACCTGGTCGGCCGATTCGGTCTTGGCCAGCATGATGCCGAGCAGGCCGGGGGTGCCGCGCAGCCCGGCGAGGTCATCGGCCCAGAACGGGCTGGTGGCGTCATTGATCCGGACCCAGGCGCTGCCGCCGGCGGTCAGCCAGTTCACGACATTGGCGCGCGCGGCGTCCTTCTGCGAGGGGTCCACCGCGTCTTCGATGTCGAGGATGATCGCATCGGCCC from Arthrobacter sp. NicSoilB8 harbors:
- a CDS encoding SulP family inorganic anion transporter → MPSRRDYELLRSAWKTDLFAGITVGIVALPLALAFGVSSGVGAEAGLITAVVAGLVAAVMGGSNVQVSGPTGAMVVVLAPVVAAHGVGSIALVSVLAGLLVMILGASGLGRAVAFIPWPVVEGFTLGIAAIIFLQQVPLATGTEGTPGHNTLLAAVESASRATMPTVLQTLAVVAGVAAVMYLLPRLNKSLPASLIAVLFATVAAEVLALDIPRIGALPHSLPAPAMPSVDPAALGGLLMPAVSIATLAAIESLLSARVAAGMVGPDGRPSGAYSPDRELTGQGLASIAAGFFGGMPATGAIARTAVNVRSGAKTRLAAVVHALVLLAIIYLAAGLVGRIPLAALAGILMVTATRMVSRHTVTAILRSTRADAAVFVITALITVAFDLIVAIQIGLAAAAVFTLRTFASLSGVRREDIPGPPAPGDEHIAIFRLDGAMFFGAAERVLQEMSQVKDVQVAIIRLSQLRMLDATGAHMLVEVISALELRGVTVLLKGVQPQHLELVTNVGVIRSLRHHKHLFTSLADAVEHARSHVLRNAAATA
- a CDS encoding CoA ester lyase, coding for MTSTTTAESLRPQRNIPADIARSWLLVNAMKPELFDQSAVSRADAIILDIEDAVDPSQKDAARANVVNWLTAGGSAWVRINDATSPFWADDLAGLRGTPGLLGIMLAKTESADQVTESFHRMDGKTPVIPLVESAVGIEEANNIAKAQGAFRLAFGSGDFRRDTGMAATAEAMAYPRAKLVVASRVGNLPGPIDGPTVGTNHPILREQTGITVMMGMTGKLCLAIDQTPVINEVISPTPSDVAWATDFMADFEASGRVIRDGSDLPRLGRAEKIMKLAVAFGVQPAL
- a CDS encoding DUF2797 domain-containing protein, whose translation is MTDTRYLVHGVFWGGSVPATGAPASGAPALIESDAGSAVLRLQRVDGDGGKGARGAFTDLALDAGTRLGFRIAAEGKSCLGHSKVHGPASRDHVTCPAQAPAARGGQCERCIVLDDSRLIHDFHRGGRVPPGLRAYLMQPHWLYVATFAGGASKVGTASHLRKWHRLAEQGAVVARYVARADDGRVVRILEDMVTRDAGLPQQVRSAAKAAALVEPAPAAGLDALNRRLAGEVRALLAGAGGEGFEAVNERWARPELSAGACAQAARHAYPHDLGTGTHGFRVDSLSGSIAVAALDGSELEFVVNLGQLKARMIELGDHASDVPAVQEALF
- a CDS encoding helix-turn-helix domain-containing protein, with amino-acid sequence METIPKTPGSIDLPDLLQVLANSGLALRSHGTTPGLSLTSPSLYDPLAPLEGLRGGILLGIGLHPAEPETALVVREAAQAGFGAIVLKQLSQDIEDLANTADQAGIALLVVDDAVGWRQLDALLESALSASAEANRSASPLGVGDLFALANAIAALVGGATAIENLQEQVLAYSTLPHQPIDDDRRNGILGRQVPYLPENAGQYASVFRSRGAVRIEGVRPAMDRLAIAVRAGNQPLGSIWVVDANGDLDSDAEQALERAADIAVLHILRARSTIDLARQQRAELLRRLLEGGDDVQLVAEQLGLKHSGPFVVAAFQLDLGQSDELSLIRLVDLVTTQCEAHRQGAQCVLIGTTIYALFTEAPASGPASGPGSIETLARRLIERSAASLRVKLRVSTGSIVTTAADISRSRHDADLVLLMLASGRSAGDYANAQEVRSRLTLLELSAMFRNTPHLVSPAAASMRTYDAESGTDYARTLRTYLDFSRDSAKTSAALSVHQNTLRYRLRRLRELFGIDVDHPEDTVVLWLSLHVQELQ
- a CDS encoding MFS transporter — translated: MTKDVFVPAAEITHWRNAVVVAYGASGIAFSTWVSRLPAIRDGLDLTPGTVGLLLLCMTAGSFLSVSASGLIVLRLGSKLTIRIGSIMVGFGLMLAGFGTSVLANPVAVAAGLAIIGLGTASWNTASNVEGAAVERAVRRHIMPRLHGSFSLGTVAGAGLGAWAAAAGIPVFWHLAAAGLLVAGSVTTAAAWFRADITPVQGERPFTVSGTDTFEDPSTGPIPVVRQTDAVPEQPLDNKRQIAQAWRDRRTLLLGVLVLGLALAEGAAGDWVALALADGHGQTDAAGAAGYGLFVTFMTIGRFAGTVVLDRFGRVPVMRWCAALAVLGLGLFVFAPVPWLAYVALAIWGLGASLGFPVGMSAAADDPRKAAARVSVVSTIGYGAFLCGPPLLGLLAEHVGILHSLLAVMVMLIVSFLLSPVARKLPASVAAA
- a CDS encoding UDP-N-acetylmuramate dehydrogenase; protein product: MTQIQLSALTTAAVGGPAGSYREARSEAEIIDAVRAADAAGQPLLIIGGGSNLLVSDAGFPGTVLKIASQGFTVNAEDSCGGVSVVVQAGHNWDAFVEHAVKHAWSGVEALSGIPGATGATPVQNVGAYGADVSQTIAAVRTWDRERNAVKTFTNSELKFGYRDSVLKQTTVDGSPRYVVLTVEFQLPLGRMSAPIRYAELARALGVEQGQRAYANDVRREVLRLRASKGMVWDADDRDTYSTGSFFTNPIVPGEVAAGLPQEAPRYPGGADGLTKLSAAWLIDQAGFTKGFGLDPESVSGGRASLSTKHTLAITNRGGASTADMLAVAREVRRGVVERFGIELHPEPLLIGVEL
- a CDS encoding DUF3188 domain-containing protein, producing MLNEFWATASTAYKVLVFSAMGLIAVGIILNVVGNSTGNQALALASLPVIGLGLILHLAGLVVRGQSIRKNLKR
- a CDS encoding MaoC family dehydratase N-terminal domain-containing protein, translating into MTINPDLQGRSYPAAEVYDVGREKIREFARAVKATHPAHFDVDAAKALGHSDLVAPPTFAIIVAQRADAQLIEDPESGIDFSRVVHADQRFTHHRPIVAGDRLVAELHVDGVRAMGGGAMITTRSEIFALGSDVTGAAGDSAGVREPVATTTSSILVRGEGQ
- a CDS encoding MaoC family dehydratase; the protein is MSITIAELTVGQDIGSRSIAVTRTDLVKYAGASGDFNPIHWNEAFATGVGLPGVIAHGMFTMGAAVQLVTDWAGDPAAVVDFQTRFTKPVPVADTTGTPEAGAVIEVSGAIGALDADAGTARVDLTVVSASQKVLVKAQAVVRLA